From the genome of Solanum pennellii chromosome 6, SPENNV200:
tccaccaccaCTACCTCCACCACCTCCAGCAGCATATCCACCCTCTGCTGACCCTGCACCACCATATCCACTACCACCACCTTCACCACCTCCAGCAGCATATCCACCATCATGTTCTCCGCCAGCATGAGCACCTCCAGCTCCACTTCCACCACCACCTCCTCCAGCATATCCTCCACCAGCATGGCCACCTCCAGCTCCACCACCTTCACCACCTCCAGCAGCATATCCACCATCGTGTCCTCCGCCAGCATGAGCACCTCCAGCTCCACTTCCACCACCACCTCCTCCAGCATATCCACCACCAGCATGGCCACCTCCAGCTCCACTTCCACTACCACCTCCTCCAGCATATCCACCATCATGTCCTCCAGCTGCATAGGCACCACCTCCGCCGGAACCTCCTCCACCACCACCAGCATAAGCGCCTACCTCACCCCCAACACCTACATGATCGTAAGTGAGGAGGGTTCGGGCGGCTGAACATATTCCAATACCTAATAACACAAAGAAAACAATGTTAACAATTTTAAGCTTCGCCATGGGAATTTGTAGTTGAATGAGTATGCATGATATTGTAGGCTATTTATAGATGTGGAAACGCGTCTATGTGCACAAAGCACAtgcaaaacaacaaaaagaaaagctCCTTTTGTCCCTACAAAGTGGTCCATTTCAACATCCACTCTCACATCATTTCAATTAGTGTGTTTCTGCTGTCTACCATTTTCTTAGTGTCTACACAACAAATATTTCGTATATACTTACTAATTTGGTGGCTGGTAACTAGTGGCCGAACCTGACggaaaagaaataaatacatGAACTAATCTAAGGGGTTCAACATGTATTATAtacataaacattattttaaccatgtataaataatatatttttttgtcgaAAGGGGTTCGGATGAACCCTGACCTTAATTAAGGTGGTTCTGCCACTGCCGGTAAAAGTTATGCTAGTATAGCATTGATGTAGAGATTAGTTATGAGAAAATCAATactgtatattattttatacaggGGCTTTGTTATTCATACAGTATTAGTTATTTcatattctatttttaaaaaaataataagaaaataaacaagaCTTTTAATCATGTGATcctaaataaaattatgtcaaatatataaaattgtcttttaatcttgtggccttaaacatgccacgtaaAAAGTTAATTAcgaaaaaaaagattatttatttttaaataaactaaaaaggaaaggaggttattcttttttaaataaagggaGTATATAGGTTTTGTCACAAACTTCTATCGTGTATTAATTATGGAGTTCTCTGAGTTGTAACTCAAACATTGTACACTAATTTTATACCTAAGTAATTTTACCTCATAACTAATTACTACACGTGGTATATTTACTTTTGCAGAATTTATAATATCCCTATAATTCACCTTATTAGCTCCAAACGGCTtcttagtaatttttattttattttatatacatcttGTTGGAAGTCCAACTCACTTTCATGACATTCTTCCAAATTctgattatttatataattcaagCTCCACTTAATCATATGGAATACGTAATTAATTTTTGTGTCACgttttctaattttaaattagatAATGGTGATGCATTAGTCAATTGAGCTGATTAAGAGTAGAGTTCTTAATTCGAGCGGGCCTTGTTACTTGTCGAGCTTTTGTATGgatttaaagaatttttatagCACCGCTATAATGCGTTTTAACATAATGTATTCAACAATTAGTTACATACATTACTTTTTAAGTTATTAGTCTCACACTCTCCCTTGgtgaataaattaattatatataatttatcttcAGATGACATGATCATATCTTAGAAAAGatctattatattataagttaaACTTCTATACCTAATTATCCtacatttgaaagaaattaCTTAGTAAACAGGGGAAATTACTTAAGTTAATTTGTTGTCTAATTGCAATGAAATGTACTAATTTATTTACCAGGGTCACAAAATAACTAGTTAAGATCTCTACGAGATTGGAATAAAATCTGTAtatactcaatttttttttttcaaatttcacttatgagatattttatttggtatgttgttattgttgttagaTGACCAGTTAAGAAGAGACTGACAATGTGGGAGGgcatttattaaattaactagGTTAATCTGATTGCTGTTAATACTGATATATATGATTGGAATTTTCCATTATGAGAGtataaactaataaattaaatagtacTGAAATGATAACTGTTACTCCACCAATACAAGTTGAGCATTTTGAATACGTCTATAATATCATTGGACTTCGATGATTAGCCCACTATTTCCTGCTCTATGATTTCCAACaaaacattataataaaaataattgttaataGCAATGGatatacatattaaaataataataaattttttattggtattaattaatttaattgtcaTTGGATCAATGTCATTATAagttttagaaatatttaaaaaaatattaatagccgctgaaaatatatttttaatgacgattatattattgttattaatttattatcactaaaaattatttttatggcAGTGTATAGTGTATGTAATATAATACttactttaataatatatatgttaggTCCTGCTTAATTAATGAACAAATTGCTTTTTTGCCCCTTACTTTGTTATCAGGTAGAATAGTTAAGGTAGTCATAGATTCTGGTAATTAAGCTAAAGAGGAGGATCCAATATGCCACttataaacaattaattaagttgtcatacaataacaaataattattcgTACTAAGGGTGTGAATCTAGCAGATTAACAGTATTATATTGGTGTGTTCGGTGGATTtccaattttaattttcttatattcaattgattaaaaaatttgaaaagatcttatgaaagtaaaaaaaaaaaaaattcacaatttcGTCTTACATTGACTATATGTCATTTCCATACTTTAGCACCGTATCTTCGCTCCACAGTCACCGCATAAAAAATCATCTTTAGCGATAACTTATTATCAACAACAGTTTAACGGTACATAATAATTAACTCGCTATAGtaatttttctcttcttgcTTACATATcgaacacaaaaaaaattaatgtaaaataaaaatattttttttcgtaTCAAATACACACCCTATGTTTGGTTGgaaatttcatttttgattATTCACTGATACTATTATAGTGttccaaattaaattatatcaagTGAAATATACAAGTAATAGAATTGGAATCTAACTTGACCAGGCAAATATCAATtctggtatatatatatatatatatatatatatatatatatataNNNNNNNNNNNNNNNNNNNNNNNNNNNNNNNNNNNNNNNNNNNNNNNNNNNNNNNNNNNNNNNNNNNNNNNNNNNNNNNNNNNNNNNNNNNNNNNNNNNNNNNNNNNNNNNNNNNNNNNNNNNNNNNNNNNNNNNNNNNNNNNNNNNNNNNNNNNNNNNNNNNNNNNNNNNNNNNNNNNNNNNNNNNNNNNNNNNNNNNNNNNNNNNNNNNNNNNNNNNNNNNNNNNNNNNNNNNNNNNNNNNNNNNNNNNNNNNNNNNNNNNNNNNNNNNNNNNNNNNNNNNNNNNNNNNNNNNNNNNNNNNNNNNNNNNNNNNNNNNNNNNNNNNNNNNNNNNNNNNNNNNNNNNNNNNNNNNNNNNNNNNNNNNNNNNNNNNNNNNNNNNNNNNNNNNNNNNNNNNNNNNNNNNNNNNNNNNNNNNNNNNNNNNNNNNNNNNNNNNNNNNNNNNNNNNNNNNNNNNNNNNNNNNNNNNNNNNNNNNNNNNNNNNNNNNNNNNNNNNNNNNNNNNNNNNNNNNNNNNNNNNNNNNNNNNNNNNNNNNNNNNNNNNNNNNNNNNNNNNNNNNNNNNNNNNNNNNNNNNNNNNNNNNNNNNNNNNNNNNNNNNNNNNNNNNNNNNNNNNNNNNNNNNNNNNNNNNNNNNNNNNNNNNNNNNNNNNNNNNNNNNNNNNNNNNNNNNNNNNNNNNNNNNNNNNNtatatatatatatatatataaagggcCCGTTTACAGATCTAATATTACaatcttaaatatatttgagTTTGAGATTAATAGAAATGACattctataataaaatattttttaatttttcataaaatcaatCAATAACTTATAACTTATCTAAGTAATCTTAATTAATAGTGAAATATCACATGCTCTAATGTTTGTTTAGTGTCATGTCAAACATACACCTCAATATTTGAAGTCTTCAATAATAATTACTCTAAAATGATCAATAATTTAAGAgaactatttttaaaagtaagGACAAATAATTTGAGCTGGAGGGAGTATAAATAATCGATGTTATTGGTTACTAAGTACTACTCAACTGATTTTGGCGACCTcatcaataaatcaaaattgtttaattagtttgatatgttattttgttttaagaatGGTCCCAATTCCCAAATAAGAGAATCAATTAATGAAGCT
Proteins encoded in this window:
- the LOC107023586 gene encoding glycine-rich cell wall structural protein 1.8-like, whose protein sequence is MAKLKIVNIVFFVLLGIGICSAARTLLTYDHVGVGGEVGAYAGGGGGGSGGGGAYAAGGHDGGYAGGGGSGSGAGGGHAGGGYAGGGGGGSGAGGAHAGGGHDGGYAAGGGEGGGAGGGHAGGGYAGGGGGGSGAGGAHAGGEHDGGYAAGGGEGGGSGYGGAGSAEGGYAAGGGGGSGGGGGGAVAGGGAHGGGAYAGGSGGGTGGGYGAGGAPGGGYGGGGGHGGGGGSAYAGGEGGASGGGYGSGGGAGGGAGGAHGGAYGGGGGSGAGGGGAYAGGEHAGGYGGGAGGGEGGGHGGGYAP